In a genomic window of Nodosilinea sp. E11:
- a CDS encoding IS110 family transposase, translating into MTELSQAHQWVGIDVSKRTLDVYVRPLGLSVQVANSDSGLRELLQALTAFRRETSLIVLEATGGYQALAARTLMAEGWPAVVVNPRQVRDFARATGRMAKTDKIDAEVLAHFADAIRPEVRAMASEASQHLQDLVTRRQQLVEMMSAEKARQRSARARTGQSIEQHIDWLKQQIQDLDTQIEQLIAQSDQWQRTREILTSVPGIGAVTTGLLLASLPELGQISAKRLASLCGLAPFNRDSGQMRGKRMISGGRATVRTGLYMAALVATRHNPVIRDYYQRLLQRGKLKKVALVACMHKLVIILNAMVEHDTLWQAPACSLPAAT; encoded by the coding sequence ATGACTGAACTATCACAAGCGCATCAATGGGTTGGCATTGACGTATCCAAGCGCACCTTAGATGTGTACGTCCGTCCACTTGGATTAAGCGTTCAGGTGGCCAACAGTGACTCTGGTTTAAGAGAGTTGCTACAGGCGTTAACGGCGTTTCGTCGCGAGACGAGTCTGATTGTGCTGGAAGCGACCGGGGGCTATCAAGCCCTGGCGGCGCGAACGTTGATGGCGGAGGGCTGGCCCGCCGTTGTGGTGAATCCACGTCAAGTGCGTGATTTTGCCCGGGCCACGGGGCGCATGGCTAAAACAGACAAAATTGATGCCGAGGTGTTGGCTCACTTTGCCGATGCCATCCGTCCAGAGGTACGGGCGATGGCGAGTGAGGCCAGTCAACACCTTCAAGACCTCGTCACGCGACGGCAGCAACTCGTCGAGATGATGAGTGCCGAAAAAGCCCGGCAACGCTCAGCACGAGCCAGGACGGGTCAGAGCATTGAGCAGCATATTGACTGGCTCAAGCAACAGATCCAAGACCTCGATACCCAGATTGAGCAGCTCATCGCCCAGAGCGATCAGTGGCAGCGCACCCGCGAGATCCTCACCAGTGTGCCGGGTATTGGGGCTGTGACGACGGGGCTCCTCTTGGCCTCACTCCCCGAGTTAGGACAGATCTCAGCGAAGCGCCTAGCCAGCTTGTGTGGCCTCGCCCCGTTCAACCGCGATAGCGGCCAGATGCGGGGTAAGCGGATGATTAGCGGCGGTCGAGCCACCGTGCGCACAGGCCTCTACATGGCCGCGTTAGTCGCCACTCGCCATAATCCGGTCATTCGCGATTACTACCAGCGCCTGCTGCAGCGGGGAAAACTCAAAAAGGTTGCCCTGGTGGCCTGCATGCACAAACTGGTGATTATTCTCAATGCCATGGTAGAACATGACACCCTCTGGCAGGCTCCGGCTTGCTCCCTGCCCGCCGCCACATAA
- a CDS encoding COR domain-containing protein translates to MSSQSRGFLASPEGLELLQAAKAERGWTFAAIAEQAGVSADTVSRLFHPERGKQVSGESVRAIAGVLGVDVDAIVPEGEWPNVERLIQEALEGGITELDLSGSKLTFVPESIGQLVNLTALYLSRNQLVKIPESLGQLTNLTILFLDQNRLNTIPKELGNLVSLTVLSVDQNRLNTIPKELGNLVNLTVLSLDRNRLTTIPKELGQLANLRKLYLAHNKLTRMPKELIYLTNLTELYLHSNKYLRLSIEVLGPTWSEVVRGEKAANAQDILNYYFRVLAELTPLNEAKLILVGFGTVGKTSLVNRLIHKSFDPKSAKTEGIQITKWPMCLNGSEDIKLHVWDFGGQEIMHSTHQFFLTERSLYLLVLNGRQGHEDADAEYWLELIQSFGGSSPIIVVLNKIQEHPFDVNRGALQQKFPNIREFIATDCETGQGIDHLRVAIERETDALEHLRDPFPASWVTIKDRLADMKANYISFEQYRDICQADGETDYGAQDSLAVHLHSLGIALNYKDDPRLRDTHVLNPHWVTNGIYTLLNADELAHTKGELEAASLSRNLDPQNYPAERHGFLLELMRKFELCFRFEEDEHRYLIPDLLDKQQPAAAAEFDPAECLNFRYEYPILPEGLLPRFIVRTHVLSEHQLRWRTGVILTFEGNRALVKADPQDRCVSISVAGPGASRRRLLAVIRSDFERIHRSFKFTPKELVPVPGHPAVAVDYKELLVREEHRQTSFDVFTGDGLLTLTVRDLLNGVDLEGTRPLTTAMERHSQALRLFFSYSHKDDLLREQLETHLKLLQRQGLIQPWHDRRILPGDDWAGEIDDNLNRADIILLLVSADFIASDYCYDIEMTRAMERHEAGEARVIPIILRPVDWRGTPFNKLSWLPQNGEPVVQWENRDAAWLNVETGIKRVIESKLSR, encoded by the coding sequence ATGTCGTCTCAATCGCGCGGTTTTCTCGCTAGCCCGGAGGGGTTGGAGTTGCTACAGGCGGCGAAGGCGGAGCGGGGATGGACGTTTGCGGCGATCGCCGAGCAGGCGGGGGTGAGTGCCGACACGGTGAGCCGGTTGTTTCACCCGGAGCGGGGGAAGCAGGTAAGTGGGGAGAGTGTGAGGGCGATCGCTGGGGTGTTGGGGGTGGATGTGGATGCGATCGTGCCAGAGGGGGAATGGCCCAATGTAGAACGCCTGATTCAAGAAGCATTAGAAGGAGGCATAACTGAGCTTGACTTGTCTGGTTCAAAATTAACATTTGTACCAGAAAGCATAGGCCAACTTGTCAATCTAACGGCGCTTTACCTCTCTCGGAATCAACTGGTGAAGATTCCAGAGAGCCTAGGGCAACTCACTAATTTAACGATCCTTTTTCTAGATCAAAATCGACTAAATACGATACCAAAGGAGTTAGGAAACCTTGTCAGTTTGACAGTACTTTCTGTCGACCAAAATCGGCTAAATACTATACCTAAAGAGTTGGGAAATCTTGTCAATTTGACAGTACTTTCTCTCGACCGAAATCGGCTCACTACGATACCTAAAGAGTTGGGTCAGCTCGCTAATTTAAGGAAGCTTTATCTTGCACACAATAAATTGACGAGAATGCCGAAGGAATTAATCTACCTTACTAATCTAACAGAGCTTTATCTTCATAGTAATAAGTACCTAAGGTTATCGATTGAAGTGCTTGGCCCGACTTGGAGCGAAGTTGTTCGTGGAGAAAAGGCTGCAAATGCCCAAGATATTCTGAACTACTATTTTCGAGTTTTGGCGGAGCTTACCCCGCTAAATGAAGCTAAATTGATTCTGGTCGGGTTTGGTACAGTCGGCAAAACTTCTCTAGTCAATCGCTTAATTCATAAAAGCTTTGATCCAAAATCGGCTAAAACAGAGGGTATTCAAATTACCAAGTGGCCCATGTGCCTTAATGGCTCTGAGGACATCAAGCTCCACGTTTGGGATTTTGGTGGTCAAGAGATTATGCACTCCACCCACCAGTTCTTTCTCACCGAGCGCAGCCTCTATCTGCTTGTTCTCAATGGTCGACAAGGCCATGAAGATGCCGATGCTGAGTACTGGCTAGAACTGATCCAAAGCTTTGGCGGCAGCTCTCCTATTATCGTCGTACTCAACAAAATTCAAGAGCACCCCTTCGATGTCAACCGGGGGGCCTTGCAACAAAAATTTCCCAACATCCGCGAGTTCATTGCCACCGATTGCGAAACCGGACAGGGTATCGATCACCTTCGCGTCGCCATTGAGCGAGAAACCGACGCCCTAGAACACCTGCGAGATCCATTCCCCGCTAGTTGGGTCACCATCAAAGATCGCTTGGCCGACATGAAAGCAAACTATATCTCCTTTGAGCAGTACCGCGATATCTGCCAAGCCGATGGCGAAACCGACTATGGAGCGCAAGACTCCCTCGCCGTGCATCTCCACAGCCTCGGCATTGCCCTCAACTACAAAGACGACCCTCGCCTACGCGATACCCACGTACTCAACCCCCATTGGGTCACCAACGGCATTTACACCCTGCTCAACGCCGACGAGCTGGCCCACACCAAAGGCGAACTCGAAGCCGCCAGCCTCAGTCGCAATTTAGACCCCCAAAACTACCCCGCCGAGCGCCACGGCTTTTTGCTAGAGCTAATGCGCAAATTTGAGCTGTGCTTTCGGTTTGAAGAAGACGAACACCGCTACCTGATTCCTGACCTGCTCGACAAGCAGCAGCCCGCCGCCGCTGCCGAGTTTGACCCCGCCGAGTGCCTTAACTTTCGCTACGAATACCCGATTTTGCCCGAGGGGTTGCTGCCCCGCTTCATTGTGCGTACCCACGTGCTGAGCGAGCACCAGTTGCGCTGGCGTACTGGCGTCATTCTCACCTTTGAGGGCAACCGCGCCCTGGTTAAAGCCGACCCCCAAGATCGCTGCGTTTCCATCAGCGTGGCGGGGCCAGGGGCCAGTCGACGCAGGCTGCTGGCGGTAATTCGCTCCGACTTTGAGCGCATCCACCGCAGCTTTAAGTTCACCCCCAAAGAGCTGGTGCCGGTGCCGGGTCACCCGGCGGTGGCAGTCGATTACAAAGAGCTGCTGGTGCGCGAGGAGCATCGGCAGACCAGCTTTGATGTATTCACCGGGGATGGCTTGCTCACCCTCACCGTGCGCGACTTGCTCAATGGGGTAGATTTGGAGGGCACCCGCCCACTCACCACCGCAATGGAACGCCACAGCCAGGCCCTGCGCCTCTTCTTCAGCTATTCTCACAAAGACGATCTGCTACGCGAACAGCTCGAAACCCACCTGAAGTTGCTTCAGCGGCAGGGGCTCATTCAGCCCTGGCACGATCGCCGCATTTTACCCGGCGACGACTGGGCGGGCGAAATCGACGACAACCTCAACCGAGCCGACATCATTTTGCTGTTGGTAAGCGCTGACTTCATCGCCTCCGACTACTGCTACGACATCGAAATGACGCGGGCCATGGAGCGTCACGAGGCAGGCGAGGCCAGAGTCATCCCGATCATTCTGCGCCCGGTAGACTGGCGGGGGACGCCCTTTAACAAGCTCAGCTGGCTACCGCAAAACGGGGAACCAGTGGTGCAGTGGGAAAACCGCGATGCCGCCTGGCTGAATGTAGAGACGGGCATCAAGCGGGTGATTGAGAGCAAGCTGAGTCGGTAA
- a CDS encoding J domain-containing protein → MAKETAQETHYQTLDIDEAATQAEIKQAYRRLAKQYHPDSKSDQASHDRIARINTAYEVIGDPSRRTVYDQQRQGFAAADPVESAANRAKRTADMQEVYRYAREATQSSEAREDAWLKLVYGPVDRLLGKIMSPLRTEIRKLSADPFDDELMEGFMAYLEQGRTWLGQAQGKFNSMANPASTAGVAADVYHCLGLLEDGLDEFDRFTMSYEESYIHTGTELFRRVKLLRAEAKERVKRLV, encoded by the coding sequence ATGGCAAAAGAGACGGCACAAGAAACCCACTACCAAACCCTCGATATTGACGAGGCGGCGACTCAGGCAGAGATTAAACAGGCCTATCGCCGTCTTGCTAAGCAATATCACCCCGACAGCAAGAGCGATCAGGCGTCGCACGATCGCATCGCCCGGATCAACACCGCCTACGAGGTGATTGGGGACCCGTCGCGGCGCACGGTTTACGACCAGCAGCGCCAGGGGTTTGCCGCCGCCGACCCGGTCGAGAGCGCCGCCAACCGAGCCAAGCGCACCGCCGATATGCAGGAGGTATATCGCTATGCGCGGGAGGCCACCCAGTCGTCTGAGGCGCGGGAAGATGCCTGGCTGAAGCTGGTCTATGGCCCGGTAGATCGGCTGTTGGGCAAAATTATGTCGCCGCTGCGCACCGAAATTCGCAAGCTGTCGGCGGATCCCTTCGACGATGAGCTGATGGAGGGGTTTATGGCTTACTTAGAGCAGGGGCGCACCTGGCTGGGGCAGGCCCAGGGCAAGTTTAATTCGATGGCGAACCCAGCGAGTACGGCGGGGGTGGCGGCGGATGTGTACCACTGCCTGGGGCTGCTAGAAGACGGGCTGGATGAGTTCGATCGCTTCACCATGAGCTATGAGGAGAGCTATATCCATACTGGGACGGAGCTGTTTCGGCGGGTGAAGTTGCTGCGGGCCGAGGCGAAGGAACGGGTGAAGCGGTTGGTGTAG
- a CDS encoding pentapeptide repeat-containing protein: protein MKLSLLTGAAVAIPLAITMPALAENPAHVQRLLETNLCQGCDLSGADLTQAHLIGADLRDANLQGATLVEANLEGADLSRADLTGANMTSSFLTNALLEDATLDEANLTEAHIYFVDVTGASLLDANLTGADVVGTPISVGGD from the coding sequence ATGAAACTCTCTCTCCTGACCGGGGCCGCAGTGGCTATTCCTTTAGCCATTACCATGCCCGCTCTCGCCGAAAACCCGGCCCACGTGCAGCGGCTGTTAGAAACCAACCTTTGCCAAGGTTGTGATCTATCGGGCGCTGATCTAACCCAGGCCCACCTGATTGGGGCCGACCTGCGCGATGCCAATTTGCAAGGGGCCACCCTGGTCGAAGCCAACCTGGAAGGGGCTGACCTCAGCCGCGCCGATCTGACCGGGGCGAACATGACCAGTTCCTTTTTGACCAACGCCCTCCTCGAAGACGCCACCCTAGACGAAGCAAACTTGACTGAAGCGCACATCTACTTTGTCGATGTCACGGGCGCTTCGCTGCTCGATGCCAATTTGACCGGGGCAGATGTGGTGGGCACCCCCATCAGCGTCGGTGGTGACTAG
- a CDS encoding RluA family pseudouridine synthase, which translates to MNQGWVYHDRITPTEAGLSVLDFYSNRYRHSSRAKWRDRILSDQIRRNGIPLTPDDRLQAGQTLAYHRPPWKEPEAPLEFEILYEDEDLMAIAKPSGLPVLPGGGFLTHTLLHQLRLRYPENPPIPVHRLGRGTSGVMVLGRSPLARSVLSRQLRDSTATAHTPQATHPIRKTYRALIGASDLPDTFTLTTPIGKIDHPALGYVYGASPTGLPAYSDGNVIQRNPDSTLVEVTIRTGRPHQIRIHLAAAGFPLVGDPLYGVGGLPLPIEPAENGRVPVPGDIGYHLHAYRLELPHPRTQKLLQILCPAPPALQTPEPTF; encoded by the coding sequence ATGAACCAAGGATGGGTTTACCACGATCGCATCACCCCCACCGAAGCCGGTCTTTCCGTCCTCGACTTCTACAGCAATCGTTACAGGCACTCTAGCCGGGCAAAATGGCGCGATCGCATTCTATCGGACCAAATTCGCCGCAACGGTATTCCTCTAACCCCCGACGATCGCCTTCAGGCTGGGCAAACGCTAGCCTATCACCGGCCACCGTGGAAGGAACCGGAAGCGCCCCTGGAGTTTGAGATCCTGTATGAGGATGAGGATTTGATGGCGATCGCTAAGCCGTCGGGTCTGCCGGTGCTCCCCGGCGGGGGCTTTCTCACCCATACGCTGCTGCACCAGCTTAGGCTGCGCTATCCAGAGAATCCGCCTATTCCGGTGCATCGGCTGGGGCGGGGCACGTCGGGGGTAATGGTGCTGGGGCGATCGCCCCTGGCGCGATCGGTGCTGAGCCGCCAACTGCGCGACTCGACGGCAACGGCCCACACCCCCCAGGCCACACACCCTATTCGCAAAACCTACCGAGCGCTGATCGGAGCCAGCGATCTACCCGATACGTTCACCCTCACCACCCCCATCGGCAAGATCGATCACCCTGCCCTCGGCTATGTGTACGGGGCCTCACCCACTGGCTTACCGGCCTACAGCGACGGCAACGTCATCCAGCGCAACCCAGACTCCACCCTGGTGGAAGTTACCATTCGCACGGGGCGGCCGCACCAAATTCGCATTCACCTAGCGGCGGCAGGGTTTCCGCTCGTCGGGGATCCACTCTACGGGGTCGGCGGCCTACCGCTGCCGATTGAACCTGCTGAAAATGGCAGAGTCCCTGTTCCCGGCGACATTGGCTATCATCTGCACGCCTACCGGCTAGAGCTGCCCCACCCCCGCACCCAGAAGCTTTTGCAAATTCTCTGTCCTGCGCCCCCTGCATTACAGACTCCTGAGCCAACGTTTTAG
- a CDS encoding protein tyrosine phosphatase family protein, with the protein MTDTTLTGIRNYLEISPTLGTAGQPTAEQFKAVADAGYTVVINLALSTSDHALPSEAELVKSLGMTHFHIPVVWEAPTPGDLEIFFKVMERNRDFKTLVHCALNMRVSAFVYLYRVLRQGVDESAARADLHRIWQPDSTWQAFIDQSMA; encoded by the coding sequence ATGACCGACACCACCCTAACCGGCATTCGCAACTACCTAGAAATTTCGCCCACTCTAGGCACCGCCGGACAGCCCACCGCAGAGCAGTTTAAGGCGGTAGCTGACGCGGGCTACACCGTCGTGATCAACCTGGCGCTGTCTACTTCAGATCACGCTCTCCCCAGCGAGGCAGAATTGGTCAAAAGCCTCGGCATGACCCACTTTCACATTCCGGTGGTGTGGGAGGCCCCCACCCCTGGGGACCTAGAGATTTTTTTTAAGGTCATGGAGCGCAACCGCGACTTCAAAACCCTCGTCCACTGCGCCCTCAACATGCGCGTCTCGGCCTTTGTTTACCTCTACCGCGTACTTCGTCAGGGCGTTGACGAATCGGCTGCCCGCGCTGATCTGCACCGCATCTGGCAGCCCGACTCTACCTGGCAGGCTTTTATTGACCAATCTATGGCCTGA
- a CDS encoding thioredoxin family protein, whose product MAMVESTMLPLGTAAPHFELKDVVSGETITLGTFADAPALLVMFICRHCPFVKHVEQELARIGQDYGPQGVGIVAISANSLQTHPQDGPEHLKAQAQDLGFTFPYCFDETQAIAKAYTAACTPDFFVFDQAKTLAYRGQLDDSRPGNDVPVTGHDLRAALDAVLAAKAMPGHQKPSIGCNIKWTPGNEPDYFG is encoded by the coding sequence ATGGCTATGGTGGAATCTACCATGCTGCCCCTCGGCACCGCTGCCCCCCATTTTGAACTCAAAGATGTGGTTAGCGGCGAAACCATCACCTTGGGCACCTTTGCCGATGCCCCGGCGCTGCTGGTGATGTTTATCTGCCGCCATTGCCCCTTTGTTAAGCATGTCGAGCAAGAGCTAGCCCGCATTGGCCAAGACTACGGCCCCCAGGGCGTCGGTATTGTCGCCATTAGCGCCAACAGTCTACAAACCCATCCCCAAGATGGGCCAGAACACCTCAAAGCCCAGGCCCAAGACCTGGGGTTTACGTTTCCCTACTGCTTTGATGAAACCCAGGCGATCGCCAAGGCTTACACCGCCGCCTGCACACCCGACTTTTTTGTGTTTGACCAGGCTAAAACCCTGGCCTACCGAGGGCAGCTCGACGACAGCCGCCCCGGCAACGATGTACCGGTGACGGGCCACGACCTGCGGGCGGCGCTAGATGCGGTGCTGGCCGCCAAGGCTATGCCCGGCCATCAAAAGCCCAGTATTGGCTGCAACATTAAGTGGACTCCTGGCAACGAGCCAGACTATTTTGGCTAG
- a CDS encoding GNAT family N-acetyltransferase: MLNLIHQLTSAQVEQLHQMYLQEWWSKDRALVDVPTLLSNSDLLFGLWDDEAQRLAGFCRVLTDWVYRAIVFDVIVAADYRGQGLGAKLIEQVTTHPQLAQVECIQLFCTPEMQPFYKKYGFTQAEQLLMVRPCG; encoded by the coding sequence ATGCTCAACCTCATTCACCAACTCACTTCGGCCCAGGTTGAGCAACTGCACCAGATGTATTTACAAGAGTGGTGGAGCAAAGACCGCGCCTTAGTCGATGTGCCTACTCTGCTCAGCAATAGCGACCTACTGTTTGGCCTGTGGGATGACGAGGCGCAGCGGCTGGCGGGCTTCTGCCGGGTGCTGACCGACTGGGTGTATCGAGCGATCGTGTTCGATGTAATTGTGGCGGCAGACTACCGGGGGCAGGGTCTGGGGGCAAAGCTGATCGAGCAGGTAACTACTCACCCACAGCTCGCTCAGGTAGAGTGCATTCAGCTATTCTGCACCCCCGAGATGCAGCCCTTTTACAAGAAATATGGCTTTACCCAGGCAGAGCAGTTGTTGATGGTGCGGCCCTGTGGGTGA
- a CDS encoding type II toxin-antitoxin system RelE/ParE family toxin → MSYEILLKPAAKRQLKKLPGAVQRELIALIERLSQDPRPPGCKKLKGRQSQYRVRLGDYRVIYSIEEMALVVRIIKVGHRRDIYEEP, encoded by the coding sequence GTGAGCTACGAAATTCTGCTCAAGCCCGCTGCTAAAAGGCAACTGAAGAAACTGCCAGGGGCTGTGCAACGAGAATTAATTGCACTCATTGAGCGGTTATCGCAAGACCCCAGACCACCGGGCTGCAAGAAACTCAAGGGACGGCAAAGCCAATATCGAGTGCGTTTAGGCGACTACCGGGTGATCTACAGCATTGAGGAAATGGCTTTGGTGGTCAGAATCATTAAGGTAGGGCATCGGCGCGATATCTACGAAGAGCCATAA
- a CDS encoding ACT domain-containing protein, whose amino-acid sequence MAGETDLTQLLKTMQPRLREGEYVFCTLPNTILYPPHLDPVGYFKEDEGLTLMVLKPQADAAGLSYTAVFALITLAVHSSLEAVGFMAAIATHLASHGISVNPVSAFYHDHLFVPVKDADRAIALLQSLTDSACSQSPA is encoded by the coding sequence ATGGCTGGAGAAACTGACCTGACCCAACTACTCAAAACCATGCAGCCCAGGCTGCGAGAGGGAGAGTACGTGTTTTGCACTCTGCCCAACACCATCCTCTACCCGCCTCACCTCGACCCCGTAGGCTATTTCAAAGAAGACGAAGGGCTGACGCTGATGGTGCTCAAGCCCCAGGCTGATGCAGCAGGGCTATCCTACACAGCCGTTTTCGCTCTGATCACCCTAGCGGTGCACTCTAGCCTGGAGGCAGTGGGGTTTATGGCGGCGATCGCAACCCACTTGGCCAGCCACGGCATCAGCGTCAACCCGGTGTCGGCGTTTTACCACGACCACCTGTTTGTGCCCGTCAAAGATGCTGATCGGGCGATCGCGCTGTTGCAATCCCTTACCGACTCAGCTTGCTCTCAATCACCCGCTTGA